The following DNA comes from Nitrosarchaeum sp..
CTAAAGATGAAATCGGTGAGCTATCTCAGGCATTTGATTTAATGACTGAAAAGCTTCAGAAATCATTAATTGAAATTAAAGAAAAAGAAGATGTTATAAAACAACAAGAAGATATTTTATTGCAATTTTCTGATCATAGTGAGCAATATTGTGTATGTATGGTTGATATTATGAATTCAACAAAAATCACTCTTAATTTATCCGAATCACAAACTAGTGAATTTTATAAAATTTTTCTTAATTCTATTGCTTCTACTGTGAGAAATTTTGGTGGAATTGTAATAAAAAATATTGGGGATGCATTATTGTTTTATTTTCCGGTTATACATTCAGAAGAAGAATCTACATTAAAAAAATGCCTAGATTGTTGTCTTGCATTAGGAGAGTTACATGACGATATTGTAAAAAAACTTAAAAATCACAAATTACCTATTTTTGATTACAGAACTAGTTCAACCTATGGAATAGTTAGAATTGCAAAAACATCTACATCCTCTATCAATGATATATTTGGAAATACTGTAAATCGATGTGCAAAAATAAATAGACTCGCTCCTGCAAATGGCTTAGTAATCGGCGAAGAATTCTATAAAAGTGCTAAAAATTTTGACAACTATATATTTAAAAAAATAGAAAACACATTTTCTTCATCCGAATCTGATTATCCAGTATATCGTGTTTCTAGAAAAAATAGATAATACTTTTTACAATTAAATTAATTTAGTTGATTTTTCTTTCGTACTAATATCGTATGATTCTTCTACATTTGTAACAAAAATTTTTCCGTCACCTTTTTGTCCTGTGTGAGCAACATTCATGATAGCTGAAACTACTGATTTTACCTCTGAATCATGAACAACTGTAAGTATTACATCTACTGAGTTAAACTCTATTTGACGTCCTCCTATTTCTGGTCGTTCTCCCATTCCCTGTCCTAACGATTGAATTAGTGTAACACCACCGACACCAGATTTTCTTATCTCATTGATTACTTGTTTAGAAACATCACTTTGTACAATCGCTTCTATTCGTTTCATTATCAAATAATTTCTATAATACTTTAAAAACATACTTTAGATTATCACTGATTTTTGATAATATCAAAACTGAATATCATTATTGAAAATTAAGGTAATCTTTTATGCAATTTAAATTTTAAATTCTTATTATGTATTTTTTATTACTTGTTACTATTATTTCGATATTGGGCTCTTCATCTCTAATTTTTGCAGATGAATATGAAATCAGCATCCCTTTTGGTGCGTATAATCCAGAATTAAACACTCCTGCAGAAGTATGGTATGATCCTCCTCAAATATTTGTAAAAATTGATGACATCATTACATGGTATAATGATGATCGAGAAGGTCATACAGTTACTAGTGGTAAAGGATCAGGAAGATTCGGTTGGATGAGTGATGATTTTGGAACGCCAAATGGATATTTTAATAGTGATAGATTCATGCCAGGCGAATCATGGTCATATGATTTTAAAGAATCTGGCACTTTTTCATATTATTGTACCAATCATCCTTGGATGGAAGGAGTTGTAATTGTTGAAAAATTAATTCCAGATTATCCGCATGATGCAACTGGAAAAGAATTAAAATTTCCACTTTTACAATACACTCCAGATCAAAACATAGAAGTAAATCTTACATGGGATCCACCAATTATCAAAACTCATGAAAAAATCCAATTTGTATATCAGTTCTATGATCCTCAAACAAATTCTAATCTTGCAAAAATGAAATATACGATCATAATATTCCAAAATGGAAAAGAAATTCTTCGTGATGATGGTATAAACCAAATTGGTGGTGATTATAGAAATTTTGTTTTCAGTGATTCAGGTTCAATAATAATTCGTATTGAAGGAATTCAATCTTCTTCAATCTTAGCTGAAGAAAGTGTAACTGTATCTGGAAATATTGAAAATAAAGCATTAAGGGCAGTAGACTTTACAACTGTAGTTTATGACAATCCAGAAAAAACCACTCATGAAATTTATCATTTAAAACCAGCTCAAAGACTAAACACTTACTATGAATTAATGATAATTATTATTTTAATTCCTGCTATTCTATTCATAGGTATTTTATTCTGGCTGAAGAAAAAACCAGAATCTACAACAAAAAAAGCTGGTGCTGTTAATCTCTAAAATAATAAAAAGAAATTAAAAATGATGACCTAATCTAATCGATTAATTCGGTCCAACCTTTAACGAAGACTGAGTTCTTGTAGAGTGGAACTGGTTGTCCAACGGTAAAGTCCATTGGTCTCATCCAAAAGATTGCCTTTGTTGGGCAAACACCGATACATGCTCCATCGGAGATGCATCTTTCTGGGTAAAAGACAAATGCTTTTCCTCTCTTCCAGCCTTCGACTGGTTTTACTCTAAGTACATCTGGTCCTAATGTTGTACAGATTTCTACACATAGTGCGCATCCGATACACATTTGTTCGCTGATGTCTGGAATAATTCCTACTGGCATAACAAAATTTCTTTCGATTTTGCTCTTAATATAATTTGCCCAAAAAATCTGTTCTATAACGGCGTTTCAAATTTTATAACACCGTTTAAAATTCTGATCGCTCTCAATGTGCATTAAACATTGAATAATTCAATTCTGAATATTTTTTCAGTATTTCCGATTTGATTTAACGACCTAATTATCATACTCTTATCAATTCTTTTGAGATAAAACATTCCAGATTTTTTTGAATCAATAATGTGTCTACCTCCTGGAGAAAGAATCCATTCCCCTCCATCATTTTTTCGTGTTATTGCTGTAATTATTACTGAAGAGCCATTTTCCCTTGAAATTGATGAAAGTAGCATTAATGACGCATTAATGAATCTTCCAGATTCTTTTTCATCAAATATGTTGTAGAATCCATTAAGTGAATCAATTATGACCAAGAATTTTTCACTTGATATTTTATTTGCTATTTCAGATATGATTTTTTTCAAATCAATCTTACTTGGACGATAAATTTCTACTCTCTCATTTTTTTTAATTAATTCTGAAACTACATAACCACTATGGAGCAAATCAAAATCTAAGAAAATTACAGGATAACTGATAGAATCTATTAATTCATTTAAAATTTCTGCTTTCAGAAAAGGCTCAGAGCATAAAATCATATTTGGATTTTTGATTGAAAATTCCTTTTTTACATATGTTAAATCATTATCTAAAATCTCTTGAGGATTTTTATCCAACACCAATTTAGTATATTACAGATATAATAATGAATTTGGCTTCAAAAGATATATCAAAAGATTTTCATAATTCTGACAAAATTTATCTAAATAATGCTTCTGTTTCTTTAATGCCTTTACAAAGCATAGAAGCCATGAAAGATTTTCAAATTTCATACAATTCTATGGGGCCTGATTCAATAGACTCTCAACCATTTATCGCTGAAAAATTACAAAATGTTAGAAAAATTATTGCAAAAATTATCAATAGCCAACCAGAAGAAGTTGTCTTGACTCAAAGTACCACAGATGGAATAAACATAGTTGCCAATGGACTCTCATTTGAAAAAAATTCTAATATTATAATTCGTGGATTTTCACATGAACATCATGCAAATTTCTATCCTTGGCTTAGATTACAGAAAAAAACTAAAATTAAAAATTTATCTATAGATAAAAATGGTTTTTTTAATTTTGATGAATTTCAAACCCTTCTTGATAGAGATACAACATTGGTAGCTATTAGTCATGCATTATACAATACAGGATCAATATTACCTGTAGAAAAAATTGGAAATATGCTTCAAAGTAATACCTCGTTTTTCATTGATAGTGCACAAACTATTGGCTGCATAGGTAATTTTGATGTAAAAAAAACTAAATGTGATTTTATGTCATTTAATGGTTCAAAGTGGTTATGTGGGCCTATGGGAACTGGATTATTTTATTGCAACAAAAAATCACATGAATTACTAGAACCAATGACTATTGGAGGAGAATCAGCAATGATTTATGATAAAACAAATCTTGCATTCAAAGACATGCCAGATAAATTTCAAACAGGATTTCGTAATTATGTTGGAATTGTTGGTTTAGAGTCATCTGCAAACTATCTTCTTAAATTTGGAATGGAAAACATTCGTAAAAAGAATCTTTATCTTTCAAATCTTTTAAGAGAAGAATTATCTAAAGTAAAAAATATTATTCTATATGGGCCAGAAAATCCTGAAGAAAGAACAAGCGTTGTCTCTTTTAATATTGATGGACAAAATCCACAAACAATTGTAGAAAGACTAGAAAAGCAAAATATTGTATTGGCTGTTAGAGAAATTTTAGAACAAAAAATCGTACGAGCATCACCTCATTTTTTTAATACTGAATCTGAAATACTTGAGGTTGTTAATGCAATAAAAAATCTATGATTTTTCTTGCTCTTCTATTACCATCATTGTTAGTGTTGATTGTATTTTTCCAATTTTTCTAACTTTATTTGTAATAATTCCTCGTAATTTTTCGGCATCTTTAGATGATAATTTTAAGACTATATCGTATACTCCATAAACTCCTTGAACTTCATACTCGATGTCTTCAGTAGCAAGAATACGCTTGATATCTTCTATAATTGATTCATCAGATCCTAGGTCAGAATTCAATAAAACATACGCAGTAGGCACATTGCAGTTTTTCATAAAACACTATTTAACCTTTCATAGATCTTAAAAACTGATTAATCCCCATCGTAATTTACTGATGTGAAACCACTAGATCTTACATTGACAATATCTACATCCATTCCTACTTTTCCAGATTCACCAAAACCACAATTCATTCTTTGGTCTACACTAAAAGATGACAAATATAATCTTGAATTATTATTTCTCAGTTCTCATACTGGAACTCATCTTGATGCACCATACCATTTTGTAAAAAATGGAATAAAAATACATCAAATTCCACTTGATAGATTAGTAGGAAATGGTATTTTGATTAAAATAAAAAAAGGAAAAAATCAATCTATTACTAAAAATGATTTAATTTTATTTGAAAGAAAACATGGTAATATTCCAAAAAATTCATCCATATTTTTTTATACTGAATGGCAAAAAAACTTGAATAGTAATTATTATTTTATTAATAATCCTGGTTTATCTGAATCAGCTGCTACATATCTTGTTTCAAAAAAGATCAATTTAGTTGGAATTGATTCACCTAGTATAGATTTGGGTCAAGATAAAATTTTTAAAGTTCATAAAATACTTGCAAAAAATAATATTTTAATTGTTGAGAATCTATCAAATTTGAATAAAATTTCTTCAAACCAATTTGATTTTGTAATTTTACCGTTAAAGCTAAAGGATGCAACTGGTTCTCCAGTTAGAGCAATAGCTATTCAATGAACAAAATGAAATCTATTTTTCTTATAATTTTTAGATAAATTACCAATAATTGGGACTTGATTTCTACAAAACTGGCATTTATTTTTCTCATCTAGATTCCAACCTTCAATATCAAAACCATATCTCTTAACTACAATATTGTTACATTTTGAACAATAAGTATGCTCAAAAGGATGACCTGGTACATTTCCGATATAAGCATACTCCAATCCAACTTTTTTTGCAATTTCATAATGTTTTTCTAAAGTTTTAACAGGAGTAGAATCAAATTCCATCATTTTATAATCTGGATGAAAACGTAAAAAATGAATTGGCATCTCTGGACCAAATTGGTCATAAATAAATTTACATAATTTTTCTGCATATTCTAAACTATCTCCTACTTTTGGAATAATAAGATCTGTAATCTCTACATGAATCTTCGTCTTGTTACGTATTTCTAATAATGTATCAAAAATAGGTTGAGGATCAGGAACCCCGATAAATTTTTTTGTAAAATTAGGTTCTGCATTACCTTTGAAATCAATTGTTATAGAATCTAAAAATTCTCCCATCATATTTACTGATTCTGGAGTATCATATCCATTTGAGACAAATACATTGTAAAGATTTTTTTGATGTGCTATTACTCCACAATCTCTAGCAAATTCAATGAATATAGATGGTTCATTGTATGTATACGCAATTCCATCTGCATCATTATCTAATGCTGCTTGTACTACTTGTTCAGGAGTCATATCTACACCCTCTACTTTTCTTCTCTGACTAATGTCAAAATTCTGACAATATCTACAAAGCCAATTACATCCAGTGGTGGCAATTGAAAACACTTTAGATCCAGGATTGTAATGTATGACTGGCTTTTTTTCTATTGGATCAACATGTCCTGTTATTACTTTACCGTATACAAATAAGTCTAATTTTCCATTTTCATTACCACGTATTCCACATAATCCTATTTGGCCTTCACTCATCTCACAGTATCTTGCACAAGCAGTACAACGTACTTTCTTGTTAGGTAATTTTTCATAAAGAATTGCCTCTTTGTTCATTTTAGTTAATTATAGATGATTTTCCCATATAAGGTGCATCACTTTTCGCAATCCTAAAAATATAGAAAATAACACATTACCTATGAGTAAACCAGGAAATATTTGGAGAAAAGTTCATGGTAAAATTACTAAAAAACCAACCAATTTCTCATGGTTAATTGAAAATAAACTTGCAGGTTCAGGAATACCAACAAGTTTTGATGAGTTTGATTGGATTCTAAAACAAGGTGTTACATCAATTGTAACTATGACTGAAAATGCTTTACCTGAAGAATGGGTAAGTAATATTGGTTATTTACATGTCCCAACTCCAGATCTTACAGCTCCTGACATGGATAGAATTGATACCGCAGTTGATTTTATCCATAAAAAAATTTCAAAGGATCAAGCTGTAATGGTTCATTGTGCAGCTGGAATGGGAAGAGCTGGAACAATTCTAGCTTGTTATCTGATAAAGTATCAAAATTATCCTGCAAAAGATGCAATTAAAAAAATTAGAACTGAACGACCAGGATCTATCCAATCCGAAGTACAGGAATTAGCTATTACCTTCTATGAAAAACATGTAGGAAGTAAATAGATCACATAAACTGTGATACTAGTTTTCCATCTACAATCTTTATCTTTAATATTTTATTTTCTTGAAATACAAGAGTAATTCCACCATCTGAATCAGGATCTTCAACCTTTACCAATTCAATCATTTTAATTTGTTCGAATTTATCCATTCATTTTCACCTATTCTGGAATTGATACGGCATCTATTTTTCCGTCCACGACTTTAATGAACAAAAATCTGTTATCTTTAAAGATAAATGTGATGCCTCCTTCTTTATCTGGTTCTTCAACTTCAAGTATTGGTTGTCCTAACAGACCATCGTATTTTGCCATAATAATTAACTCAAAAAGTTCCTTATATCCCTAATTGACCTATGTATTTATTTATGATAACTATTTTTTCAGGCACAAATTAACCCAAATTATTACCTAAATTAACACTTGTCCATTTCTAGGTAGCAAATTTGAAAATATTTTTTGCTCTTTTTCGATCAATTGCTAAATATCCTCCAAGAATAAA
Coding sequences within:
- a CDS encoding cupredoxin domain-containing protein; the protein is MYFLLLVTIISILGSSSLIFADEYEISIPFGAYNPELNTPAEVWYDPPQIFVKIDDIITWYNDDREGHTVTSGKGSGRFGWMSDDFGTPNGYFNSDRFMPGESWSYDFKESGTFSYYCTNHPWMEGVVIVEKLIPDYPHDATGKELKFPLLQYTPDQNIEVNLTWDPPIIKTHEKIQFVYQFYDPQTNSNLAKMKYTIIIFQNGKEILRDDGINQIGGDYRNFVFSDSGSIIIRIEGIQSSSILAEESVTVSGNIENKALRAVDFTTVVYDNPEKTTHEIYHLKPAQRLNTYYELMIIIILIPAILFIGILFWLKKKPESTTKKAGAVNL
- the amrS gene encoding AmmeMemoRadiSam system radical SAM enzyme; the encoded protein is MNKEAILYEKLPNKKVRCTACARYCEMSEGQIGLCGIRGNENGKLDLFVYGKVITGHVDPIEKKPVIHYNPGSKVFSIATTGCNWLCRYCQNFDISQRRKVEGVDMTPEQVVQAALDNDADGIAYTYNEPSIFIEFARDCGVIAHQKNLYNVFVSNGYDTPESVNMMGEFLDSITIDFKGNAEPNFTKKFIGVPDPQPIFDTLLEIRNKTKIHVEITDLIIPKVGDSLEYAEKLCKFIYDQFGPEMPIHFLRFHPDYKMMEFDSTPVKTLEKHYEIAKKVGLEYAYIGNVPGHPFEHTYCSKCNNIVVKRYGFDIEGWNLDEKNKCQFCRNQVPIIGNLSKNYKKNRFHFVH
- a CDS encoding ATP-binding protein, producing the protein MPVGIIPDISEQMCIGCALCVEICTTLGPDVLRVKPVEGWKRGKAFVFYPERCISDGACIGVCPTKAIFWMRPMDFTVGQPVPLYKNSVFVKGWTELID
- a CDS encoding Lrp/AsnC ligand binding domain-containing protein, which produces MPTAYVLLNSDLGSDESIIEDIKRILATEDIEYEVQGVYGVYDIVLKLSSKDAEKLRGIITNKVRKIGKIQSTLTMMVIEEQEKS
- a CDS encoding aminotransferase class V-fold PLP-dependent enzyme, encoding MNLASKDISKDFHNSDKIYLNNASVSLMPLQSIEAMKDFQISYNSMGPDSIDSQPFIAEKLQNVRKIIAKIINSQPEEVVLTQSTTDGINIVANGLSFEKNSNIIIRGFSHEHHANFYPWLRLQKKTKIKNLSIDKNGFFNFDEFQTLLDRDTTLVAISHALYNTGSILPVEKIGNMLQSNTSFFIDSAQTIGCIGNFDVKKTKCDFMSFNGSKWLCGPMGTGLFYCNKKSHELLEPMTIGGESAMIYDKTNLAFKDMPDKFQTGFRNYVGIVGLESSANYLLKFGMENIRKKNLYLSNLLREELSKVKNIILYGPENPEERTSVVSFNIDGQNPQTIVERLEKQNIVLAVREILEQKIVRASPHFFNTESEILEVVNAIKNL
- a CDS encoding P-II family nitrogen regulator gives rise to the protein MKRIEAIVQSDVSKQVINEIRKSGVGGVTLIQSLGQGMGERPEIGGRQIEFNSVDVILTVVHDSEVKSVVSAIMNVAHTGQKGDGKIFVTNVEESYDISTKEKSTKLI
- a CDS encoding cyclase family protein; protein product: MKPLDLTLTISTSIPTFPDSPKPQFILWSTLKDDKYNLELLFLSSHTGTHLDAPYHFVKNGIKIHQIPLDRLVGNGILIKIKKGKNQSITKNDLILFERKHGNIPKNSSIFFYTEWQKNLNSNYYFINNPGLSESAATYLVSKKINLVGIDSPSIDLGQDKIFKVHKILAKNNILIVENLSNLNKISSNQFDFVILPLKLKDATGSPVRAIAIQ
- a CDS encoding dual specificity protein phosphatase 23, yielding MSKPGNIWRKVHGKITKKPTNFSWLIENKLAGSGIPTSFDEFDWILKQGVTSIVTMTENALPEEWVSNIGYLHVPTPDLTAPDMDRIDTAVDFIHKKISKDQAVMVHCAAGMGRAGTILACYLIKYQNYPAKDAIKKIRTERPGSIQSEVQELAITFYEKHVGSK